The Pelodiscus sinensis isolate JC-2024 chromosome 30, ASM4963464v1, whole genome shotgun sequence genome has a window encoding:
- the LOC102443707 gene encoding olfactory receptor 5AP2-like has protein sequence MENVEERNKTFISEFILLGFGNDPELQPLLFLVFLVIYLLTLAGNFLIIALVVTDQHLHTPMYFFLGNLACLETCYSSAILPRLLAGLLSGDRSISVKGCIVQLYFFAVISATENLLLAAMSYDRYLAICHPLRYVVLMNGWVCMKLVVGSWISSFLGIAIVNNFLFQLRFCDFKEIDHFFCDISPLLKVSCDDTQTLQILSFIVAAVGTLVPCLLTLASYVCIITAILRIPSASGRRKAFSTCSSHLIVVTLYYGIVITVYVVPTASTPYLLQKVLSVFYTVLTPLINPVIYCLRNKEVNDSLEKAVHKLVSCSNRRGSQQDKF, from the coding sequence ATGGAGAATGTAGAAGAAAGAAACAAAACGTTCATCTCAGAATTCATCCTTCTAGGATTTGGGAATGACCCTGAGCTGCAGCCCCTTCTCTTCCTCGTGTTTCTAGTGATCTACCTTCTGACTTTGGCCGGGAACTTCCTCATCATTGCGCTAGTTGTGACTGATcagcaccttcacacccccatgtacttcttcctggggaacttGGCCTGCTTGGAGACCTGCTACAGCTCCGCcatcctgccccggctgctggccgGTCTCCTGAGTGGAGACAGAAGCATTTCTGTGAAGGGCTGCATCGTGCAGTTATATTTCTTTGCTGTCATATCAGCTACAGAAAATCTGCTGCTCGCGGCCATGTCGTATGACCGGTATCtcgccatctgccaccccctccgCTACGTAGTGCTGATGAACGGCTGGGTTTGCATGAAACTAGTGGTGGGGTCCTGGATAAGCAGCTTTCTGGGCATCGCCATAGTAAATAATTTCTTGTTCCAATTAAGATTCTGTGATTTCAAAGAAATTgaccatttcttctgtgacatTTCCCCCTTGCTAAAGGTCTCCTGCGATGACACCCAGACTCTGCAAATTCTTTCATTTATTGTCGCTGCTGTAGGGACACTTGTGCCCTGTCTACTGACCCTGGCATCCTACGTGTGTATCATCACCGCCATCCTGAGGATCCCGTCCGCCTCCGGGAGGagaaaggccttttccacctgctcctcccacctcattgtggtgacACTTTACTATGGCATCGTGATCACTGTCTATGTGGTTCCAACAGCCAGCACTCCCTATCTCCTACAAAAGGTACTCTCGGTCTTCTACACGGTCCTGACTCCCCTGATCAACCCCGTCATCTACTGCCTGCGAAACAAGGAGGTGAACGACTCCCTGGAGAAAGCTGTTCATAAGCTGGTTTCTTGCAGCAACAGGCGTGGAAGCCAACAAGACAAATTTTAG
- the LOC102443944 gene encoding olfactory receptor 6C75-like has product MEKAEGRNGTLIVEFILLGFGNDPEWQPLLFFVFLVIYLVTLAGNLLILVLVVADQHLHTPMYFFLGNLACLEICYSSTILPRFLTSLLTGDRSVSVKGCIVQLYFFAVTSATENLLLTAMSYDRYLAICHPLRYTALMNGPVCIKLVAGSWIGSALSCAIVNNFLFRLTFCHSNEIDHFFCEFVPMVELSCSDTEIVQLLGFVVAVLGALVPFLLTLVSYVCIISAILRIPSNIGRQKEIEFNSLVQ; this is encoded by the exons ATGGagaaagcagaaggaagaaaTGGAACGCTCATTGTGGAATTCATCCTCTTAGGTTTTGGGAATGACCCAGAAtggcagcccctcctcttcttcgTGTTTCTAGTGATCTACCTTGTGACTTTGGCCGGAAACCTCCTCATCCTTGTGCTAGTGGTAGCTGACcagcaccttcacacccccatgtacttcttcctggggaacttGGCCTGCTTGGAGATTTGCTACAGCTCTACCATTCTTCCCAGGTTTTTGACCAGCCTCCTGACTGGAGACAGAAGCGTTTCTGTGAAGGGCTGCATCGTGCAATTGTATTTCTTTGCTGTCACATCAGCAACAGAAAATCTGCTGCTCACAGCCATGTCGTATGATCGGTATCTAGCAATCTGCCATCCCCTTCGCTACACTGCTCTGATGAACGGCCCGGTTTGCATCAAGCTCGTGGCAGGGTCTTGGATAGGTAGCGCTCTCAGCTGTGCCATAGTAAATAATTTCTTGTTCCGATTAACGTTCTGTCATTCCAACGAAATTGACCATTTCTTCTGTGAATTTGTGCCAATGGTAGAGCTGTCCTGTAGCGACACCGAGATTGTTCAATTGCTGGGGTTCGTTGTTGCTGTCTTAGGGGCACTGGTGCCCTTTCTGCTCACCCTGGTGTCCTACGTTTGTATCATCAGTGCCATCCTGAGAATCCCGTCCAACatcgggaggcaaaag GAGATTGAATTCAACTCCCTGGTTCAGTGA
- the LOC102444176 gene encoding olfactory receptor 6C75-like — translation MEKAEGRNGTLIVEFILLGFGNDPELQPLLFFVFLVIYLVTLSGNLLILVLVMADQHLHTPMYFFLGNLACLEICYTSTILPRFLTSLLTGNRSVSVKGCIVQLYFFAVMGTTENLLLTAMSYDRYLAICHPLRYAALMNSRVCMKLVAGSWISSCLGITIVNNFLFRLTFCHSNEIDHFFCEFVPMIELSCSDTQIVQLLGFVVAVLGALVPFLLTLVSYVCIISAILKIPSNIGRQKAFSTCSSHLIVVTLYYVIVIAVYLVPIVSTGKVDQKIFSVFCTVLTPMVNPVIYCLRNKEVKESLRKAICKLVALRNRHRI, via the coding sequence ATGGagaaagcagaaggaagaaaTGGAACGCTCATCGTGGAATTCATCCTCTTAGGCTTTGGGAATGACCCAGAATTGCAACCCCTCCTCTTCTTCGTGTTTCTAGTGATCTACCTTGTGACTTTGTCCGGAAACCTCCTCATCCTTGTGCTAGTGATGGCTGACCAGcatcttcacacccccatgtacttcttcctggggaacttGGCCTGCTTGGAGATTTGCTACACCTCCACCATTCTGCCCAGGTTTTTGACCAGCCTCCTGACTGGAAACAGAAGTGTTTCTGTGAAGGGCTGCATCGTGCAATTGTATTTCTTTGCTGTCATGGGAACTACAGAAAATCTGCTGCTCACGGCCATGTCGTATGATCGATATCTCGCCATTTGCCACCCCCTCCGCTACGCTGCTCTGATGAACAGCCGGGTTTGCATGAAACTAGTGGCGGGGTCCTGGATAAGCAGCTGTCTGGGCATCACCATAGTAAATAATTTCTTGTTCCGATTAACGTTCTGTCATTCCAACGAAATTGATCATTTCTTCTGTGAATTTGTGCCAATGATAGAGCTGTCTTGTAGCGACAcccagattgtgcaattgctggGGTTCGTTGTTGCTGTCTTAGGGGCACTGGTGCCCTTTCTGCTCACCCTGGTGTCCTACGTTTGTATCATCAGCGCCATCCTGAAAATCCCGTCCAACatcgggaggcaaaaggccttttccacttgctcctcccacctcatcgtgGTGACGCTTTACTATGTGATCGTGATCGCTGTCTACTTGGTTCCCATCGTCAGTACTGGGAAGGTAGACCAAAAAATATTCTCGGTCTTCTGCACGGTCCTGACTCCCATGGTCAACCCTGtcatctactgcctgagaaacaaggaggtcaaaGAATCCCTGAGAAAAGCTATTTGTAAATTGGTTGCTTTGAGAAACAGGCATAGAATTTGA